Genomic segment of Rhodococcus rhodochrous:
ACAGCCGCGACCTCGCCGACCTCGCCGCCGCCTCGGCGGGATGCCGGGGATGCGATCTCTACAGGGCCGCCGAGCGGACGGTCTTCGGGGCAGGGGTGCGCGACGCACGCATGCTGTTCGTCGGCGAACAACCGGGCAACGAGGAGGATCTCGCGGGAGAACCGTTCGTCGGGCCCGCGGGGCACCTGTTCGACAAGGCCCTCGAACGCGCGGGCATCGATCGCGGGACGGTGTACGTGACCAACGCCGTCAAGCATTTCCGCTTCGACCGGTCCGCCAACGGCCGCAGACGGATCCACAAGAAACCGTCGGGTGGGCAGGTCGCGGCGTGCCGCCCGTGGCTCGAGGCCGAGCTCGATGCCGTCCGCCCCGACGTGGTGGTGTGCCTCGGAGCCACCGCCGCGCAGTCACTGCTCGGCAAGGACTTCAAGCTCACACAACACCGCGGTGAGGTCCTGAATCTGCCCGAGGAGCTGTGCGGGTCGTGCGATCCGGCGGTGGTCGTCACCGTGCACCCGTCGGCGGTGCTGCGGGCGAAATCGCAGCGCGACGACATGTTCCGCTCGTTCGTGCAGGACCTGGAACGCGCGGCAAGCCTGTGACGACTCGGCCGTCGTCGGTTTGTGACGGCTCGGCCGTCGTCGGCTTGTGACGGCTCAGCCGGTGGTCGCGAGCCCGGCCGCGAGCCCGAGCGCCACCGACATCGCGCACACCTCGAGGACGGCGTTGCGCAGCGACTCCTCCTCCGGCAGGCGGTGCGTCGAGGCTGCCGGGAGCCAGTTGCGTCGCCAGTTCCACGCGAGCCCGAGCAGGGCGCACAGCACGAACGCCTTCGCGAGCACGACGCGTCCGTAACCGGTGCCCAGTAGCGCAGAGACCGAGCCGAGC
This window contains:
- a CDS encoding UdgX family uracil-DNA binding protein (This protein belongs to the uracil DNA glycosylase superfamily, members of which act in excision repair of DNA. However, it belongs more specifically to UdgX branch, whose founding member was found to bind uracil in DNA (where it does not belong), without cleaving it, appears to promote DNA repair by a pathway involving RecA, rather than base excision.), with the translated sequence MVTYPGAQQYVPDSRDLADLAAASAGCRGCDLYRAAERTVFGAGVRDARMLFVGEQPGNEEDLAGEPFVGPAGHLFDKALERAGIDRGTVYVTNAVKHFRFDRSANGRRRIHKKPSGGQVAACRPWLEAELDAVRPDVVVCLGATAAQSLLGKDFKLTQHRGEVLNLPEELCGSCDPAVVVTVHPSAVLRAKSQRDDMFRSFVQDLERAASL